Proteins found in one Maridesulfovibrio sp. genomic segment:
- a CDS encoding type II toxin-antitoxin system HicA family toxin: MGSKEIIKKLKKAGFKEVHSKGSHLKMKHPDGRITIVPHPKKGLPLGTIKAIEKQSKVTLT, translated from the coding sequence ATGGGCAGCAAGGAAATAATCAAGAAGCTCAAAAAGGCAGGGTTTAAAGAGGTTCATTCAAAAGGAAGCCACCTGAAAATGAAACATCCAGACGGAAGGATAACAATAGTTCCCCACCCGAAAAAAGGATTACCTCTCGGAACCATCAAGGCAATTGAGAAACAAAGTAAAGTAACTCTAACA
- a CDS encoding toprim domain-containing protein, whose translation MTKNNPNSPAINIAELVEALRTDPQFQFRETGNMFIQGKCPSCGKKECFVSKEKPWVVKCNRLNNCGYEEATRELFPEIFTNFSKRFPATEQEPNRTANAYMGMDRGFDISLIRGWYEQGSLQLPGINEFCNTVRFYIDPERTRYWERLIDKTKKDGRKAHFGGRRKQNKSLYKGDAWAPPGQELKEGDKVFWVEGIFHSIALYHYDYKTIAAFSSNHFPETFIEEHKGKGIIWVLALDGDHAGRKYIPKHAQKLRAMGEKVEVYLPPADMDWDDLHRAKKINAKFMAECRYLGKLFMAETVEEYAYHQYCRRTSKRFVIGFRSRTYSVSVDISQLIEDLQGDEITEETSLPIFLANCDVMEICNRDPQCMYREVDEILDEQWYVFKINTPKGEPEVVRLEGTHIASADAFHKALLNRTGGGIFNGSPADMRILTGRWLRNQLPVVRSVPYIGYDSAAEAYIYPTVAYHKGREIPLNEDKFFDLGKQFIRPGLKSIKISGDGEFDPKWFDQYLQAFHWQGVALLSFWLGSLFVQQIRKEQMSFPFFEYTGDPGAGKSTTLEFLWKLVGRLYEGFDVMKATTAGRRRAFNQISNLPVVIIESDRDSGISNGKQVQFNFDDCKPFFNGRGTGTLGVARRNNEVEESLFQASLIISQNAEVDGSEALLQRIVHCHADKSHHGPGSREIARFFERQTVEEVSGFLAAALKNEKKILKKYFEAFERIEGEFSKVLKNERIAKNHAQVAACGHALQVLFPSFDNAKVQQLQNYLRHRAVLREDRIAADHPMIEQFWETFRYLDTEACPSPEYRLNHSADQGQIAVNLNHFTQRCRERGQELPDMKALKKLLPQSKKYELMDKGRPMTSSITGKTTRCWVFKDKN comes from the coding sequence GTGACCAAGAATAATCCAAACTCCCCCGCGATTAATATCGCCGAGCTCGTCGAAGCGCTCCGCACGGATCCGCAGTTTCAGTTCCGGGAAACCGGAAACATGTTTATCCAGGGCAAATGCCCATCGTGCGGAAAAAAGGAATGCTTTGTTTCCAAAGAAAAGCCGTGGGTTGTGAAGTGCAACCGGCTGAATAATTGCGGATACGAGGAGGCAACACGGGAACTATTCCCGGAAATCTTCACCAACTTCTCCAAACGCTTCCCGGCCACGGAGCAGGAACCGAACCGGACCGCTAATGCATATATGGGTATGGATCGCGGCTTTGATATCTCGCTGATTCGTGGCTGGTATGAACAGGGTTCGCTTCAGCTGCCCGGCATAAATGAATTCTGCAACACGGTCCGTTTCTATATTGATCCGGAACGAACCCGCTACTGGGAAAGGCTGATTGATAAAACCAAAAAGGACGGCCGTAAGGCTCATTTTGGCGGCCGCAGGAAACAAAATAAATCACTTTATAAGGGGGACGCATGGGCACCCCCCGGTCAAGAACTGAAAGAAGGGGATAAGGTGTTTTGGGTGGAAGGTATTTTCCATTCAATTGCTCTTTATCATTATGACTACAAAACAATTGCAGCCTTCAGCAGCAACCACTTTCCTGAAACATTTATAGAAGAGCATAAGGGCAAAGGCATAATCTGGGTTCTTGCTCTTGATGGTGACCATGCCGGCAGGAAGTATATTCCCAAACATGCCCAAAAGCTTCGTGCCATGGGGGAAAAAGTTGAAGTGTATCTTCCTCCGGCAGACATGGACTGGGACGATCTTCACCGCGCTAAAAAGATCAACGCTAAGTTTATGGCCGAATGCCGTTACCTCGGTAAACTCTTCATGGCCGAAACGGTTGAAGAGTATGCTTATCACCAGTACTGCCGCAGAACTTCCAAACGTTTCGTTATCGGCTTCAGGTCCAGAACGTACAGCGTAAGCGTGGATATATCCCAACTGATCGAAGATTTGCAGGGTGACGAAATAACCGAGGAAACCAGCCTTCCGATTTTCTTGGCCAATTGTGATGTGATGGAAATTTGCAATCGGGATCCGCAGTGCATGTACCGTGAAGTTGACGAAATTCTGGACGAACAATGGTACGTGTTCAAGATCAACACCCCGAAGGGTGAGCCGGAAGTGGTCCGCCTTGAAGGTACGCACATTGCTTCCGCTGATGCCTTTCATAAGGCCCTGCTGAACAGAACCGGCGGCGGGATCTTCAACGGCTCCCCGGCCGACATGCGTATTTTGACAGGGCGCTGGCTCCGGAATCAGCTTCCGGTTGTCCGGTCCGTGCCTTACATTGGATATGATAGCGCGGCCGAAGCGTATATTTATCCTACCGTGGCCTATCATAAAGGCCGTGAAATTCCTCTCAATGAAGATAAGTTCTTTGATCTGGGTAAACAGTTTATCCGTCCCGGTCTGAAGTCAATCAAGATTTCCGGTGATGGAGAATTCGATCCTAAGTGGTTTGATCAGTACCTGCAGGCGTTCCACTGGCAGGGAGTTGCTTTGCTGTCTTTCTGGCTTGGCTCACTGTTCGTGCAGCAGATCCGCAAGGAACAAATGTCCTTTCCCTTCTTTGAGTACACCGGGGATCCGGGCGCTGGTAAATCAACCACACTTGAATTCCTGTGGAAGCTGGTTGGCCGTCTTTATGAGGGCTTTGACGTTATGAAGGCCACCACGGCTGGACGGCGCAGGGCGTTTAACCAGATCTCAAACCTGCCCGTTGTTATCATTGAATCAGACCGTGATTCCGGGATCAGCAACGGCAAGCAGGTGCAGTTTAACTTTGACGATTGCAAGCCATTCTTTAACGGCCGTGGAACGGGTACGCTGGGCGTGGCCAGACGCAATAACGAAGTCGAGGAATCATTGTTTCAGGCTTCGCTTATTATCTCCCAGAATGCCGAGGTGGACGGCTCTGAAGCATTGCTGCAGCGCATAGTTCATTGCCATGCAGATAAATCCCACCACGGCCCCGGCTCCCGTGAAATAGCGCGTTTCTTCGAAAGGCAAACAGTAGAAGAAGTTTCCGGCTTTCTGGCTGCAGCCCTGAAAAATGAAAAGAAGATCTTGAAAAAATACTTCGAAGCCTTCGAGCGCATCGAGGGCGAGTTTTCAAAAGTTTTGAAAAACGAACGTATAGCGAAGAATCACGCACAGGTTGCCGCTTGTGGCCACGCGCTTCAGGTTCTGTTTCCATCCTTTGATAATGCCAAGGTTCAGCAGCTGCAGAACTACCTGCGTCACCGCGCGGTACTGCGTGAGGATCGTATTGCCGCAGATCATCCAATGATAGAACAGTTCTGGGAAACCTTTAGGTATCTGGACACTGAAGCATGCCCTTCACCAGAGTACAGGTTAAACCACAGTGCTGATCAGGGGCAGATAGCCGTTAACCTGAACCACTTCACCCAGCGTTGCAGGGAAAGAGGGCAGGAACTGCCGGATATGAAGGCCCTGAAGAAGCTGCTGCCGCAGTCTAAAAAGTATGAGCTGATGGATAAGGGCAGGCCCATGACCAGCAGTATTACCGGCAAGACCACCCGTTGCTGGGTATTTAAGGATAAAAACTAA